From a region of the Thiorhodovibrio winogradskyi genome:
- a CDS encoding TrpB-like pyridoxal phosphate-dependent enzyme, with protein MSDTVKYLLDEQHLPKTWYNINADLPEPLAPVLHPGTKQPITPDDLAVIFPRAVIEQEMSTEREIEIPGPVRDVYRQWRPSPLFRARRLEKALDTPARIYYKYEGVSPAGSHKPNTAIAQAFYNKQEGVKRITTETGAGQWGSSLALAGTFFGLEIVVYMVRVSFDHKPYRRAFMETFGAQCIASPSNTTEAGRAILAEHPDSTGSLGIAISEAVELAAQRDDTKYALGSVLNHVLLHQTVTGIEAKEQMAMADDYPDMIIGCTGGGSNFAGLAFPFLEERLRQGREIEFIAVEPSACPTLTKGAFAYDFGDTAHLTPLVKMYTLGSGFVPPGFHAGGLRYHGMAPQISHLSKLGLLNPRSYNQLECFAAGIQFAKAEGILPAPEANHAVRGAIHEAEKCRESGESKAILFNLCGHGHFDMQAYMDYTAGKLKDLTYDESEVAMALAGLPSVG; from the coding sequence ATGAGCGACACCGTCAAATACCTGCTCGACGAACAGCACCTGCCCAAGACCTGGTACAACATCAACGCCGATCTGCCCGAGCCGCTGGCGCCGGTGCTGCATCCTGGCACCAAGCAGCCGATTACCCCGGACGATCTGGCCGTGATTTTTCCGCGCGCGGTGATCGAGCAGGAAATGAGCACCGAGCGGGAGATCGAAATCCCCGGGCCGGTACGAGATGTTTACCGCCAATGGCGCCCATCGCCGCTGTTTCGCGCCCGGCGGTTGGAGAAGGCGTTGGATACCCCAGCGCGGATTTACTACAAGTACGAGGGAGTGAGCCCGGCTGGCAGTCATAAGCCGAACACGGCCATTGCCCAGGCGTTCTACAACAAGCAGGAAGGTGTCAAGCGCATCACCACCGAGACCGGCGCCGGGCAATGGGGCTCCTCGCTCGCGCTGGCCGGGACTTTTTTCGGGCTGGAGATTGTCGTTTACATGGTGCGGGTCAGCTTTGACCACAAACCCTACCGCCGCGCCTTCATGGAGACCTTCGGCGCGCAGTGTATCGCCAGCCCCAGCAACACCACCGAGGCCGGGCGTGCCATTCTCGCCGAGCATCCGGACAGCACTGGCAGCCTGGGGATCGCCATCAGCGAGGCGGTCGAGCTGGCCGCCCAGCGCGATGACACCAAGTACGCGCTCGGCAGCGTGCTCAATCACGTGCTGCTGCACCAAACAGTCACCGGCATCGAGGCCAAGGAACAGATGGCCATGGCCGATGATTACCCGGACATGATCATCGGCTGCACCGGCGGCGGCAGCAACTTCGCCGGGCTGGCTTTTCCTTTTCTTGAAGAGCGGCTGCGGCAGGGACGCGAGATTGAGTTTATCGCCGTGGAGCCCTCGGCCTGCCCAACCCTGACCAAGGGCGCCTTTGCCTATGACTTTGGCGACACCGCGCACCTGACCCCGCTGGTCAAGATGTACACTTTGGGCTCAGGCTTCGTGCCGCCTGGCTTCCATGCCGGCGGGCTGCGCTACCACGGCATGGCCCCACAGATCAGTCATCTGTCCAAGCTCGGGCTACTCAATCCCCGCTCATACAATCAGCTCGAATGCTTCGCCGCCGGCATCCAGTTCGCCAAGGCCGAGGGCATACTACCCGCGCCCGAGGCCAATCATGCCGTGCGCGGCGCCATTCACGAAGCCGAGAAGTGTCGCGAGTCGGGCGAGTCCAAGGCAATTCTGTTTAATCTCTGCGGCCACGGCCACTTCGACATGCAGGCCTACATGGACTATACGGCCGGCAAGCTGAAGGATCTGACCTACGACGAGTCCGAGGTGGCCATGGCGCTGGCCGGACTGCCGTCGGTCGGCTGA
- a CDS encoding type I restriction-modification system subunit M N-terminal domain-containing protein, with product MDSAQSAIRINRPATTRDQLKQLENDLWSAADNLRANSDLKASEYSTPVLGLIFLKFADINYRRHEHAIQAEFDQLKGTRREKPLAEIAIARCGFYLPSHARYHYLLNLPEDADLAKAIEAVMESIEHYKPELNGSLPKEEYYRLTRTPETRELPANYPWPGNVRELEQALRRIILNGRYAQDALSASTAAPDQQDP from the coding sequence GTGGACAGCGCACAGTCAGCAATCCGCATCAATCGCCCCGCTACGACCCGCGATCAACTCAAGCAACTCGAAAACGACCTCTGGTCCGCCGCCGATAACCTGCGGGCCAATTCAGACCTGAAAGCCTCTGAATACAGCACGCCGGTGCTGGGGCTGATTTTTCTCAAGTTCGCAGACATCAACTACCGCCGCCACGAGCACGCCATCCAGGCCGAATTCGATCAGCTCAAGGGCACGCGGCGCGAGAAACCGCTGGCCGAGATTGCCATCGCCCGATGCGGGTTCTACCTGCCGAGCCATGCGCGCTACCACTATCTGCTCAATCTGCCCGAAGACGCCGATCTCGCCAAAGCCATCGAAGCGGTGATGGAATCCATCGAGCACTACAAGCCAGAGCTGAACGGCAGCCTGCCGAAGGAGGAATATTACCGCCTCACGCGCACACCCGAGACCCGCGAGCTGCCCGCCAACTACCCCTGGCCCGGCAATGTCCGCGAGTTGGAACAGGCCCTGCGGCGCATCATCCTCAATGGCCGCTATGCCCAAGATGCTTTGTCAGCATCCACTGCCGCACCCGACCAACAGGACCCCTGA
- a CDS encoding sodium-dependent bicarbonate transport family permease, translating into MPLPEMRSASMEFLLDFLTRFAAQLQSPTLGFLIGGAVLAALGSRLEVPDAIYKFIVFMLLMKIGLKGGMKIREADLDDMLLPALFAVLIGVIIVLLGRYTLAIFRQPDLREFTLSPISAPGADWCGEKPSRFHSAPHRVLQ; encoded by the coding sequence GTGCCATTACCCGAAATGAGGAGCGCATCGATGGAGTTTTTACTGGATTTTCTGACCCGTTTCGCCGCGCAGCTGCAATCGCCCACCCTGGGGTTTTTGATCGGGGGAGCGGTACTTGCCGCGCTTGGCAGCCGTCTGGAGGTGCCAGACGCCATTTACAAGTTCATTGTCTTCATGCTGCTGATGAAGATCGGCCTGAAAGGTGGAATGAAGATCCGCGAGGCGGATTTAGACGACATGCTGCTACCCGCGTTGTTCGCCGTGCTGATTGGCGTCATCATTGTGCTGCTGGGGCGTTACACCCTGGCTATCTTCAGACAACCTGATCTCAGGGAATTTACGCTGAGCCCAATTTCAGCACCAGGCGCAGATTGGTGCGGGGAAAAACCGTCTCGGTTTCATTCAGCTCCTCACAGAGTTTTGCAATGA
- a CDS encoding putative transposase, whose amino-acid sequence MAFSKEDGEVIYFYFGLPVFRHDEDDIATFRMITAQFCVNGLATQAQIIRAFGVSKISLKRAVKRYRREGPKGFYQPRKRRGPAILTPAVLAEAQQLLDEGLEPSQVADRLDIKRDTFSKAIRAGRLHRSEKSAPQSQALTCKSERSTLDQAAAMGMGASDVEGRLAASIGELDAVAPDFTPALDVPNGGLLCALPALLAVGLLDHLEGHLELPKGYYGLDSLLLLLGFMALARLPFIESLRYSAPGEWGKLLGLDRIPEVRTLRIKIHLLSQGDGAALWGAALCAQWMAAAPDQAGVLYIDGHVRVYHGSQTKLPRHYVARERLCLRATTDYWVNAMDGQPFLVINQAVDPGLIQTIEHKIVPQLEHSLPAARLADPPADDPLAHRFTIVFDREGYSPDFFNRMKALRIACLTYHKFPGDPWSEEEFAATRVRLASGELVTMDLAERGTRLSNGLWVRELRKLTERAHQTAILSTDYRSDGAPLAAAMFARWSQENFFKYARQHFSLDRLVDYRTEAISDPIEVVNPDYRQLDGEVRSVTGKLTRRLARFGEMTLDDTIEPTHVEPFVRKKAALQEEIETLQQDLDQLKAQRKDTPKHIRIEELPEEARFRQLATRSKQLIDTVKMIAYRAETAMANSLREHLTRPDEARALLRALYTTEADLIPDLEAGTLTVRLHHSANAANDRVIAKLCEELNETETVFPRTNLRLVLKLGSA is encoded by the coding sequence TTGGCTTTCAGCAAAGAAGACGGTGAGGTCATCTACTTCTACTTCGGCCTTCCCGTCTTTCGCCATGACGAAGACGATATCGCCACCTTTCGCATGATTACCGCGCAGTTCTGCGTCAATGGCCTGGCCACCCAAGCGCAGATTATCCGTGCCTTTGGCGTCTCCAAGATCAGTCTCAAGCGCGCCGTGAAGCGCTATCGCCGCGAGGGCCCCAAGGGGTTTTACCAACCGCGCAAGCGCCGCGGACCGGCCATCTTGACCCCCGCAGTGCTCGCCGAAGCCCAGCAACTGCTCGACGAAGGTCTCGAGCCCTCGCAGGTGGCTGACCGGTTAGACATCAAGCGCGACACCTTCTCCAAGGCGATTCGTGCCGGACGCCTGCATCGGAGCGAGAAAAGCGCCCCCCAAAGTCAGGCGCTGACCTGCAAAAGCGAGCGCTCCACGCTCGACCAAGCCGCTGCGATGGGCATGGGAGCCAGCGATGTCGAAGGCCGGCTTGCGGCCAGCATCGGTGAGCTCGACGCCGTGGCCCCGGACTTCACCCCGGCGCTGGATGTTCCCAATGGCGGACTGCTATGCGCGCTGCCCGCCTTGCTCGCCGTCGGTTTACTCGATCATCTTGAGGGCCATTTGGAATTGCCCAAAGGGTATTACGGTCTCGATAGCCTCTTGCTGCTGCTTGGCTTCATGGCCTTAGCCCGCCTGCCTTTTATCGAATCGTTGCGCTATAGCGCCCCCGGGGAATGGGGCAAACTGCTGGGTTTGGATCGGATTCCCGAAGTGCGCACCCTGCGCATCAAGATTCATCTGCTCTCCCAAGGCGATGGGGCGGCCCTGTGGGGAGCGGCCTTGTGCGCGCAATGGATGGCGGCAGCACCGGACCAAGCGGGCGTCCTTTACATCGATGGTCATGTGCGCGTTTATCACGGCAGCCAAACCAAACTGCCCCGTCACTACGTCGCCCGTGAGCGGCTGTGTCTGCGCGCCACGACCGATTACTGGGTCAATGCCATGGATGGTCAGCCCTTCTTGGTCATCAACCAGGCGGTCGACCCTGGACTGATTCAGACCATTGAGCACAAGATCGTGCCGCAATTGGAGCACTCGTTGCCCGCGGCCCGCCTTGCCGATCCACCAGCGGACGATCCATTGGCCCATCGCTTCACCATTGTCTTTGATCGTGAAGGCTATTCGCCAGATTTTTTCAACCGGATGAAAGCGCTGCGCATTGCCTGTTTGACCTACCACAAATTCCCCGGCGATCCCTGGTCCGAGGAGGAGTTTGCCGCCACGCGGGTGCGGTTGGCCAGCGGCGAGCTGGTGACCATGGATCTGGCCGAACGGGGGACGCGCTTGAGCAATGGGTTATGGGTCAGAGAGCTGCGCAAATTGACTGAACGCGCCCATCAGACCGCGATCCTGAGCACGGACTACCGCAGCGATGGGGCCCCCCTGGCGGCAGCCATGTTCGCCCGCTGGTCTCAGGAAAACTTCTTCAAGTATGCCCGCCAACACTTCTCTCTAGACCGCTTGGTCGACTATCGCACCGAGGCGATTTCCGACCCCATCGAGGTGGTGAACCCTGACTACCGCCAGCTCGATGGGGAGGTTCGCTCCGTAACCGGAAAACTCACCCGGCGTCTGGCACGCTTCGGGGAGATGACGCTCGATGACACCATCGAGCCCACGCATGTCGAGCCCTTTGTGCGCAAAAAAGCCGCACTGCAGGAGGAGATCGAAACGCTGCAACAGGACCTCGATCAGCTCAAGGCACAGCGCAAGGACACTCCGAAGCACATCCGTATTGAGGAGCTGCCTGAAGAGGCGCGCTTTCGTCAGCTGGCAACGCGCAGCAAACAACTGATCGATACAGTAAAGATGATTGCCTATCGCGCCGAGACAGCCATGGCCAATAGCTTGCGCGAGCATTTGACGCGTCCCGATGAGGCACGCGCCTTATTGCGAGCGCTCTATACCACCGAGGCGGATTTAATTCCCGATCTAGAGGCGGGCACATTGACCGTACGACTGCATCATTCCGCCAATGCGGCGAATGATCGGGTCATTGCAAAACTCTGTGAGGAGCTGAATGAAACCGAGACGGTTTTTCCCCGCACCAATCTGCGCCTGGTGCTGAAATTGGGCTCAGCGTAA
- a CDS encoding sodium-dependent bicarbonate transport family permease, producing MPKIRTEEGIATAGLFGAVSGSTLAAAMAVMDAEGLTYEAWAPALYPFMDIPALVLAIVMANVYLTKRKGDAGTRVKIWPIVTDSLRGSALSALLLGIALGLLTRPDFVYDSFYEPLFRGLLSVLMLVMGMEAYARVNELRKVAHWYAVYGAVAPLVHGLIAFGLGYIAHVTTGFSPGGVVLLSVLAASSSDISGPPTLRAGIPSANPSAYIGASTALGTPVAIAIGIPLFIGLAQVVFASA from the coding sequence TTGCCGAAAATCCGGACCGAGGAGGGGATCGCAACGGCGGGCCTGTTCGGCGCCGTGAGTGGCTCGACCCTGGCCGCGGCCATGGCGGTGATGGATGCCGAGGGCCTCACCTACGAGGCATGGGCGCCAGCGCTTTATCCCTTCATGGATATCCCGGCACTGGTGCTGGCCATCGTCATGGCCAACGTCTATCTGACCAAGCGCAAGGGCGATGCTGGGACGCGGGTGAAAATCTGGCCCATCGTCACCGATAGCCTGCGCGGTTCGGCGCTCTCTGCTCTACTGCTTGGCATAGCGCTCGGTTTGCTGACACGGCCAGACTTTGTCTATGACTCCTTCTACGAGCCGCTGTTTCGCGGTCTGCTATCGGTGCTGATGCTGGTGATGGGTATGGAGGCTTATGCGCGCGTTAACGAGTTGCGCAAAGTCGCTCACTGGTATGCCGTGTATGGCGCCGTGGCGCCCCTGGTGCATGGATTGATTGCCTTTGGGCTCGGCTATATCGCGCACGTCACCACCGGCTTTAGTCCAGGTGGCGTGGTGCTGCTCTCGGTGCTGGCCGCGTCGAGTTCCGATATTTCAGGACCACCGACGCTGCGCGCGGGTATTCCGTCCGCCAATCCCTCGGCTTATATCGGCGCCTCGACCGCCCTCGGAACCCCGGTGGCCATTGCTATTGGCATTCCGTTGTTCATTGGCCTGGCGCAAGTAGTCTTCGCCAGCGCCTGA
- a CDS encoding ISAzo13 family transposase, translating into MHGCERRAFVAEMTLKYCAGSARKAESLFGWGREMVETGLGEARTGVVCLSAKPLTTGRKRWEENYPEAAADLRRLAEEHAQQEPSFTSTVAFTRLTAAQARQRLRELGYPQEALPARGTLARILNRLGYRLRRVVKAKPKKKIPQTNDIFINIKKKDAANQVLGAKRISVDCKATVKLGPFSRGGLTRGNQRACDHDMGDNGKHPPCGILDEDTGQLTIHFGSSAKTSDFIVDALQAWWERLPLAERQATTLIQIKIDNGPESSGVRSQFLHRIVAWADQINKPIHLLYFPPYHSKYNPIERCWGILELHWNGALLVDTETMLAWARTMTWKGIQPVVNLCTTVYEKGISLTKKAMRAVEARLDRNPDLPKYDILIQPLGAGSFVS; encoded by the coding sequence ATGCACGGTTGCGAGCGTCGTGCCTTTGTCGCTGAGATGACCCTGAAATACTGCGCAGGCAGCGCGCGAAAAGCCGAGTCGCTGTTTGGCTGGGGGCGCGAGATGGTGGAAACGGGTCTCGGCGAGGCGCGCACCGGAGTCGTGTGTCTGAGTGCCAAGCCCTTGACGACTGGAAGGAAGCGCTGGGAAGAGAACTATCCCGAAGCGGCAGCGGATTTGCGTCGACTCGCCGAGGAGCACGCCCAGCAGGAGCCAAGCTTCACCAGCACTGTGGCCTTTACCCGGCTGACGGCGGCACAAGCGCGCCAGCGGCTGCGTGAACTCGGTTATCCGCAGGAGGCTCTGCCCGCACGCGGCACGCTGGCTAGAATCCTCAATCGACTGGGGTATCGTTTGCGTCGCGTTGTCAAAGCCAAGCCAAAAAAAAAGATTCCGCAGACCAACGATATCTTCATCAACATCAAGAAGAAAGACGCCGCCAACCAAGTGCTGGGCGCCAAACGCATCAGCGTTGACTGCAAGGCGACCGTGAAACTTGGGCCGTTCTCGCGCGGTGGGTTAACGCGCGGCAACCAGCGCGCCTGTGATCACGACATGGGCGATAACGGAAAGCATCCCCCTTGCGGCATCCTTGATGAAGACACCGGGCAACTCACCATCCACTTCGGAAGTTCAGCAAAAACCAGCGACTTCATCGTCGATGCCTTGCAGGCGTGGTGGGAGCGGCTCCCTCTTGCCGAACGGCAGGCCACCACGCTGATTCAGATCAAGATCGATAACGGGCCTGAAAGCAGTGGCGTACGCTCTCAGTTTCTTCATCGCATCGTGGCATGGGCTGATCAAATCAACAAACCCATCCACTTGCTTTACTTTCCACCCTATCACAGCAAATACAATCCCATTGAGCGGTGCTGGGGCATTCTGGAACTGCACTGGAACGGCGCCCTGCTCGTCGATACCGAGACCATGCTCGCCTGGGCGCGCACCATGACCTGGAAAGGCATCCAACCGGTTGTGAATCTGTGCACCACCGTCTATGAAAAAGGAATCTCTCTGACAAAAAAAGCCATGCGAGCCGTCGAAGCTCGGCTGGATCGCAATCCTGATCTGCCTAAGTACGATATTCTGATTCAGCCCCTCGGGGCTGGTAGCTTTGTTTCCTGA
- a CDS encoding type I restriction-modification system subunit M N-terminal domain-containing protein, whose translation MTRDQLKQLENDLWSAADNLRANSDPKASEYSTPVLGLIFLKFADINYRRHEHAIQRLNSISSMGPGSV comes from the coding sequence ATGACCCGCGACCAACTCAAGCAACTCGAAAACGACCTCTGGTCCGCCGCCGACAACCTGCGGGCCAACTCCGACCCGAAAGCCTCGGAATACAGCACCCCGGTGCTCGGGTTGATTTTTCTCAAGTTCGCCGACATCAACTACCGCCGCCACGAGCACGCCATCCAGAGGCTGAATTCGATCAGCTCAATGGGGCCAGGGTCGGTCTGA
- a CDS encoding type I restriction endonuclease subunit R, which translates to MDFTESNTIEAYLRDLLCGSQPDANPLSLQDARGSYGVAGKGAGWTYLPPAVIPRQPQDVFSEPLVRDALISLNPEIAAHPERVDEVLYKLRAIVLSVRSDGLIRANEEFTAWLRGERSMRFGKDGEHVTVRLLDFDDLSRNQYIVTTQYSFRAGPAERRADLMLLINGLPLVLIEAKTPVRPSVSWVDGALQVHTDYEQFVPELFACNVFSVASEGKELRYGSIRMPVQLWGPWRPEDEPGQEAAPSSLASLQQSLAGLLAPATVLDILANFTLFATDKKKRRLKVVCRYQQYEAANRIVARVVAGYPKKGLIWHFQGSGKSLLMVFAAQKLRMHPKLKNPTVLIVVDRIDLDAQISATFHGADIPNLVKAEKRSELKTLLRQDTRKIIITTIFKFGEETPRQTVARLLKQIPELVNRGEPAAAQQELGVAWRAAAKVEDADKRAEAQEALRALADALGLSPPSAETAAAGADDDAPQIQTDDAPSASDSPVLNDRDNIIALVDEAHRTQEGDLGMKMRAALPHAFLFGLTGTPINKRDRNTFYAFGAPEDSNGYLSHYGFEDSIRDGATLPLHFEPRLVELHIDKAAIDQAYATLTGSLSDLDRDNLAKTAANMAVLVKAPNRISAICGDIAKHFQATVAPNGFKAMVVTFDQECCLLYKAELDRLLPEAIQTDIVISVQGKEKDDARYKPYKRDRDAEETLLDRFRDPNDPLSILVVTAKLLTGFDAPILQAMYLDKPLRDHTLLQAITRTNRTYSGSQSASKSHGLIVDYLGVFDDVAKALEFDQAGFEKVASNIAALKSQLPVALQKCLAYFHGVDRGLTGYEGLIAAQDCLPDNATRDAFAADVSLLGKLWEALSPDPLLLPFEADYRWLVQVYESLKPSTGQGALLWHVLGAKTVQLIHDNVQVGTVRDDLDELVFDDDVIEAILDAPDKKKKTKEIEIKIAARLRKHLGNPRFKPLSQRLEQLRERHEAGQLHSVEFLKQLLELAGDLVAAEKETAPEEDEDRGKAALTELFEEIRNPETPVIVERVVNDIDAIVRMVRFPGWQQTSAGEREVKKALRGTLFKYKLHSDADLFEKAYGYIRQYY; encoded by the coding sequence ATGGACTTCACCGAATCCAACACCATCGAAGCCTATCTCCGCGACCTGCTCTGCGGCTCCCAGCCCGATGCGAACCCGCTAAGCCTCCAGGACGCCCGTGGCAGCTACGGCGTCGCCGGTAAGGGCGCCGGCTGGACCTACCTGCCGCCGGCAGTCATCCCGCGCCAACCCCAGGACGTCTTCTCCGAGCCCCTCGTCCGTGACGCCCTCATCAGCCTGAACCCCGAGATCGCCGCCCACCCCGAGCGAGTCGACGAGGTGCTCTACAAGCTGCGTGCCATCGTGCTGTCGGTGCGCTCCGACGGTCTGATCCGCGCCAACGAGGAGTTCACTGCCTGGCTGCGCGGCGAGCGCTCGATGCGCTTCGGCAAGGACGGCGAGCATGTCACGGTGCGGTTGCTGGACTTCGACGACCTCTCGCGCAACCAATACATCGTCACCACTCAATACAGCTTCCGCGCTGGCCCGGCCGAGCGCCGCGCGGACCTGATGCTGCTGATCAACGGCCTGCCGCTGGTGCTGATCGAGGCCAAGACCCCGGTGCGCCCCTCGGTGAGTTGGGTCGATGGCGCGCTGCAGGTGCATACCGACTACGAGCAGTTTGTCCCGGAGCTGTTCGCCTGCAACGTCTTCAGCGTCGCCAGCGAAGGCAAGGAGCTGCGCTATGGCTCCATCCGCATGCCGGTGCAACTCTGGGGGCCGTGGCGGCCGGAGGATGAACCAGGCCAAGAGGCCGCGCCATCAAGCCTTGCCAGTCTGCAGCAATCGCTCGCGGGCCTGCTCGCGCCGGCAACGGTGCTGGACATCCTCGCCAACTTCACGTTGTTCGCCACCGACAAGAAAAAACGCCGGCTCAAGGTGGTCTGCCGCTACCAGCAGTACGAGGCCGCCAACCGCATCGTCGCGCGGGTGGTGGCGGGCTATCCGAAGAAGGGCCTGATCTGGCACTTCCAGGGCTCCGGCAAATCCTTGCTGATGGTGTTCGCGGCGCAAAAGCTGCGCATGCACCCCAAGCTCAAGAACCCCACCGTGCTGATCGTGGTCGATCGCATCGACCTCGACGCCCAGATCAGCGCCACCTTCCACGGCGCCGACATCCCCAACCTGGTCAAGGCCGAGAAGCGCTCAGAGCTCAAGACGCTGCTACGGCAAGACACGCGCAAGATCATCATCACCACCATCTTCAAGTTCGGCGAGGAGACCCCGCGGCAGACGGTTGCACGGCTGCTGAAGCAGATTCCTGAGTTGGTGAACCGTGGTGAGCCGGCCGCCGCTCAGCAAGAACTTGGCGTTGCCTGGCGGGCCGCGGCTAAGGTGGAGGATGCCGACAAGCGCGCGGAGGCACAGGAGGCCTTGCGCGCCTTAGCGGATGCGTTGGGTTTGTCGCCACCCTCGGCCGAGACAGCTGCCGCTGGTGCCGACGATGACGCTCCGCAGATCCAAACCGACGACGCCCCCTCGGCGTCCGACTCGCCCGTGCTGAACGACCGCGACAACATCATCGCGCTGGTCGACGAGGCGCACCGCACCCAAGAAGGCGACCTCGGCATGAAAATGCGCGCGGCGCTGCCGCATGCGTTCCTGTTCGGCCTCACCGGCACGCCGATCAACAAGCGCGACCGCAACACCTTCTATGCCTTCGGCGCACCGGAAGACAGCAACGGCTATCTCAGCCACTATGGCTTCGAGGACAGCATCCGCGACGGCGCCACGCTGCCGCTGCACTTCGAGCCACGGCTAGTGGAGCTGCACATCGACAAGGCCGCCATCGACCAAGCCTACGCCACGCTCACCGGCAGCCTGTCCGACCTGGACCGCGACAACCTTGCCAAGACCGCCGCCAACATGGCCGTGCTGGTCAAGGCGCCCAATCGCATCAGTGCCATCTGCGGTGACATCGCCAAGCATTTCCAGGCCACCGTTGCGCCAAACGGCTTCAAGGCCATGGTGGTGACCTTCGACCAGGAATGCTGCCTGCTCTACAAGGCCGAGCTGGACAGGTTATTACCCGAGGCGATCCAGACCGACATCGTCATCTCGGTACAGGGCAAGGAGAAGGACGATGCCCGCTACAAGCCCTACAAGCGCGACCGCGATGCGGAGGAGACGCTGCTCGATCGCTTCCGCGACCCGAATGATCCGCTGTCGATTCTGGTGGTGACCGCCAAGCTGCTCACCGGCTTCGATGCGCCGATCTTGCAAGCGATGTACCTCGACAAGCCGCTGCGTGACCACACGCTGCTGCAGGCCATCACCCGTACCAACCGCACCTACAGCGGCAGTCAAAGCGCAAGCAAGAGCCACGGCTTGATCGTTGACTATCTCGGCGTCTTCGATGATGTCGCCAAGGCGCTGGAGTTCGACCAGGCCGGCTTCGAGAAGGTCGCAAGCAACATCGCCGCGCTCAAGAGCCAGCTACCGGTCGCGCTGCAGAAATGCCTGGCCTACTTCCATGGCGTGGACCGCGGTCTGACCGGCTACGAGGGCCTGATCGCTGCGCAAGACTGCCTGCCTGACAATGCCACGCGCGACGCCTTCGCCGCCGATGTCAGCCTGCTTGGCAAGCTCTGGGAGGCCCTCTCGCCGGACCCGCTGCTGCTGCCCTTCGAGGCCGACTACCGCTGGCTGGTGCAAGTCTACGAGAGCCTAAAGCCCTCGACCGGCCAGGGCGCGCTGCTCTGGCATGTGCTCGGCGCCAAGACCGTGCAGCTGATCCATGACAACGTCCAGGTGGGCACCGTTCGTGACGATCTCGATGAGCTGGTCTTCGATGACGACGTCATCGAAGCTATCCTCGATGCGCCGGACAAGAAAAAGAAAACCAAGGAGATAGAGATCAAGATCGCAGCCCGGCTGCGCAAGCATCTCGGCAACCCGCGCTTCAAGCCGCTCTCGCAGCGCCTCGAGCAACTGCGCGAGCGCCACGAGGCCGGCCAACTGCACAGCGTTGAGTTCCTCAAGCAGCTCCTGGAACTCGCCGGCGACCTGGTCGCGGCGGAAAAGGAGACCGCGCCCGAGGAGGACGAAGATCGCGGTAAGGCGGCGCTGACCGAGCTGTTCGAAGAGATCCGCAACCCGGAAACACCAGTCATCGTTGAGCGCGTGGTCAACGACATTGACGCCATCGTGCGCATGGTGCGCTTCCCCGGCTGGCAGCAAACCAGCGCCGGCGAGCGAGAGGTGAAGAAAGCTCTGCGCGGCACGCTGTTCAAGTACAAGCTGCATAGCGATGCCGATCTATTCGAAAAGGCGTACGGCTACATTCGTCAGTACTACTGA